TGTGCTGGAGTTTCGTTCGCAACGATATTCCGCGAAGCGAGGTGTGCCGACAGATCGCCCTTGCGATTCGTGATGAGGTGTTGGATCTTGAATCCGCTGGATTGTCCATTATCCAGATCGACGAGGCCGCCTTGCGTGAGGGGCTGCCGTTGCGAGCGGCAGACCATGAGGCGTATCTGCGTTGGGCTGTGGATTGTTTCCGGCTGACGGCGGCCGGTGTTCGGGATGAGACGCAGATTCATTCCCATATGTGCTACAGCGAGTTCAACGCCATTATGGAATGGATCGCCCAAATGGATGCGGACGTGATCAGCATTGAAGCCAGCCGGAGCGGAATGGCCCTCTTGGAGGCGTTTCGGGCGGTTTCGTATCCCGCGGACGTTGGCCCTGGTGTGTACGACATTCACAGCCCACGGGTGCCAAGTGAGGAGGAGATCCACGGGCTGCTGAAAAAGGCGTTGGAGGTTGTGGCTCCCGAGCGGCTTTGGGTCAATCCGGATTGCGGTCTGAAAACGAGAGGGTGGCCGGAAACAATCGCATCATTGAAGAATCTGGTGGCTGCCGCAAAGCGGTTGCGCCGGGAATACACCTAGAAAGACGAAGGGCGGTCCCAATTGGGGACCGCCCGTTGCGTACGACATGTTTTGAGCCGGAGGCTTCCGGAAGGTCCGGGGTGGGCGGGTCGTTTTTTTGAGGAAGGCCCATAGAATCTGGAATCGGTATGGGAAACGATATTCCGAAACCCGGTCAGCCCATCCATTGCTTGGGTGGACATTGAGGCGTTGCTTGTGGCGGTTGGTGCCGTCAGGTCCGAAGGCTGCGGTTCCCGTGTCCGGTTCAAGCTCAACGGGGTGAAGGCCATTTTTTACCGGCCGCATCCGGCACCGACTACGGACAAAGGCGCGGTGAAATCCGTGAGGCGTTTTCTGGAAGAAGCAGGAGTGAAACCATGAACACCATTCAGTACAAGAGCTACCTGGGAACGTTCGAGTATGACCAGGATGCCGACATTTTCCATGGAGAGGTAATAAACCTCAAGGACGTGGTGACGTTCCAGGGTCGGAGCATCGACGAGTTGAAGAAGGCGCTGGCCGACTCCGTGGAGGACTACCTTGATTTTTGCCGGGAGGAAGGCGAGGAACCGGAGAAGCCGTATTCCGGCAAGTTGCACCTGCGCTTGCGGCCGGAGCTTCACAGGGAGGCCGCAGCGGTTGCGGCGCTTTCCGGCAAGAGCCTGAATGCCTGGATTGCCGACACGCTGACCGAGAGAGTGAAAGATGCTCGATAGTGCAACCTCGCCGTAGAGAAGACCACCCATGCAACCTCTTGGAAAGGAGTGAGATATGCCGGAAAAGGCAACCGTCATGGTCTGTTTGGCAAGGCTGCTGGAAGTTGACGTGGGTCTGAAGACACAGAGGGGAGACATGAAGGCACGAAAAAAGCCTTTCGCAAAAGCGAAAGGCTTTGATTTCTTTGGCGTCCCCAAGGGGATTTGAACCCCTGTTACCGGCGTGAAAGGCCGACGTCCTGGACCAGGCTAGACGATGGGGACGCATTATATATTTGGCTGGGCTGCAAGGACTCGAACCTTGATTAACGGAGCCAGAACCCGTCGTCCTGCCAATTGAACGACAGCCCAGCAGCGAGAAGAGGTCTTATTGTTTCGTGAGCTTCCTGTCAACAAAAAAAAGACCTGATCTCCAAAAAAAGTTTATTTACACGGCACGGGCCAGACGACGGGTGCGCTTCTTCAGCTTGTTGATGCGGCGGCGCAGGATGTCGCGCTGCTTGCGATCTTCGGTCTGCTTCTTGGCGATGCGCATTTCGCGGATCTCACGCTTGATGCGCAGGATCTGCTCCTTGTAGGGGGAAACGCCGCCCTCTTCGTCGGAGATGCCGAAGATTTCCTTGATGCGGGCAATCAGGTCTTCCTTGCTCATGCCGGAAGCGCCCACGATGGAGGGAATCTTCTCCACAGCCAGAGCACGCAGCTCCTTGGCGGTCATTTTGTCCAGAGGCTTGGTCAGACCCAGATCCTCAAAGGACATTTCATACGATCTGTCGTTGGTTTTGGTTTCTTCGCTCATCCTGTCCTCCTCGCCGCGCCCAGGCGGCCGTGGTGATATTTTTATCGCGGCCGGAACAGGCCGATGTAGGCGCGGTAGCATCTGCCGACCGGGGAATCCTCGTCCATCTGATCAAGAATCTCACCGAGATTCTTGGGCTTTTTGGGCGAGGACTGGCTCCGGGGCGCGCTATCGGGCCGGTATCCGTCCAAAGGAACCCTGCCGTTTAGCAGCTCGAACCGCACTTTGTCAAAGTATTCTTCACCGAGAAAATCGTTGGCGCGACGGATAATCTGCGGAGCGAAAAATGTCAGCTCCTGGGCCACTGCCGGGTCGTCCGCCGTGAGCAGCAGGGTGGGACCGCGCCGCCCCAGGGGGCGGGCCATGCGGGAAACCTCCCGGCCCATGACATTTTCCCAATTGTTCCAAAGCCGCACCAATTGCATGGACCCTTTGCCGTCCAGGCGGTCCAGAACCGGTTCCAGCGCGTCTCCGGCCCGGGCGATGTTGTATTTGCGGCGGAACAGGGCCATGGTCGCTCCTTTTGGTGTCGGCGGAGTATAAAAAACGTCGGAATAATCCGACTGCGCCGCACCAACCAAAAAAATATGATACCCTGACCGGTAGCGGTCTGCAAGCGAAAGCATGGGACTTGACGTGTCCGGGGTCTTGCCGTAAAACGCGATTCGTATATCAGCATATATTGATACGAACCCTGGGAGTCACACCGATGGAACTCGTCCGTTTTTGCAAGGCTCTGTCCGACGAAACCCGTGTTCGCCTGCTGCATTTGCTCCTGCGCCACGAGCTGAACGTGGGAGAAATCGTCCGCGCCCTGGATATGGGCCAGTCCCGCGTCTCGCGGCATTTGAAGATATTATTGGACGCAGGGTTGCTTACGGTTCGCCGGGACGGACTGTGGGCCTTTTATCGCGCTGTGGAGCAGGGCGACGCCCGGGCGTTCCTGGACGGTGCCTCGCGGTTGTTCACGCGTGAACCGATGCTCCTGGCCGACTTGGAAAAGGCTGAGGGCATTTTGCAGGAGCGTGTGGAGTCCACCCGCGAATTTTTTGATACCGTGGCCCCGGAATGGCAGCGGCTTTCCCGCGATCTGCTGGGGGAGTTGCGCCTGCCCGAAAAACTGTCCGAACGGGTGGGCCGGTGTAGCGTTGCCGTGGACCTGGGCTGTGGTCCGGGCGATCTGCTGCGGCTCCTGGCCGACCATTGCCGGGAGGTCATTGGCGTGGATAACGCCCCGCGTATGCTTGACCTGGCCCATTCCCGTTTTGAGGGGCGGGAGGACGTGAGCCTGCGTATCGGCGAACTGACGCATTTGCCCCTGCGGGACGAAGAGGCCGAGGTCGGCATCTTTTCGCTGGTGCTGCACCATCTCTCGGATCCGGCTTTGGCCATTGCCGAGGCTTACCGGACTTTGCGTCCGGGCGGACGGCTGGTTATCGCGGAGTTTGATCGCCACGGCGTGGAAGCCATGCGCGATGATTACGGCGACCTGCGTCTCGGTATCGACCGGAACGAGTTGTGCCGCTGGCTGGACCGTTCCGGGTTCCAGGCGCCCGTGGTGGCGGAATATGACGTGAACAACGGCCTTCGGGTCTTGATATATGAAAGCGTGAAGAAGTGACGCGGCAGTGCCGCGCCCTGGTTGCACCGGCGTTCCAGCGCCGAAGATCCCCCGAATTGGAGGAAAAATGAGTAACGATACCGTGAAATCCGTGGATTCGACCCTGCCGTACCTGGTCAAGGACATCAGCCTGGCCGAGTGGGGACGCCGCGAATTGCAGCTTCAGGAAAATGAAATGCCGGGCCTCATGGCCCTGCGGGAGAAATACGGCGAGGAAAAGCCCCTCAAGGGGTTGAAGATCATGGGCAGCCTGCACATGACCATCCAGACCGCCATGCTGATCGAGACCCTGCATGCCCTGGGTGCGGACCTGCGCTGGGCCTCCTGCAACATCTTTTCCACCCAGGACCATGCCGCCGCTGCCATTGCCGAAGCCGGCACCGCGGCCGTGTTCGCCTGGAAGGGCGAGACCCTGGAGGACTATTGGTGGTGCACGGAGCAGGCCTTGACCTGGCCCGACGGCTCGGGACCGGATCTCATCGTGGACGACGGCGGCGACGCCACCTTGCTGGTGCACCAGGGCGTGAAAGTGGAAGAAGATCCCTCCCTGGGCGAAAAGGCGTATGACGTCAAAGAATTCCAAATCGTCATGAACCGCCTGGCCGCCAGCCAGAAGGCCAATCCCTCCAAATGGACCAATATTGCCAAGCACATTCGCGGGGTGTCCGAGGAGACCACCACGGGCGTGCATCGTCTCTACCAGATGCAGGAAAAAGGCGAACTGCTCTTCCCGGCCATCAACGTGAACGATTCCGTGACCAAGTCCAAGTTCGACAACCTCTACGGCTGCCGGGAATCCCTGGCTGACGGCATCAAGCGCGCCACGGACATCATGATCGCGGGCAAGGTCGTGGTGGTCATCGGATACGGCGATGTGGGCAAGGGCTGCGCCCAGTCCATGCGCGGTTTTGGCGCGCGGGTCATCGTCACCGAGGTGGACCCCATCTGCGCGTTGCAGGCTTCCATGGAAGGCTTCGAGGTCATGTCCATGAATCGGGCCGCCTCCCAGGGGGACATTTTCGTGACCTGCACCGGCAACTACCATGTGATCACCGGCAAGCACATGCTGGAGATGAAGAACGAAGCCATTGTCTGCAATATCGGCCACTTTGATTCCGAGATTGAAATGAGTTTCCTCGAGGATTCCGGAAAGTGCGAGAAGCAGGAGATCAAGCCCCAGCTGGACAAGTGGACCCTGCCCAATGGCCGGAGCATCCTGGTGCTGGCCGAAGGCCGTCTGGTGAACCTGGGTTGCGCCACAGGCCACCCCAGCTTCGTCATGTCCAACTCGTTCACCAACCAGGTGCTGGCCCAGATGGATCTGGCCGCCAACGACTATGAGCCGAAGGTCATGATCCTGCCCAAGAAGCTGGACGAGGAAGTGGCCCGCCTCCATTTGGCCCGCCTCGGCGTGGAACTGGACGAACTGAGCGAGGAGCAGGCCGACTACATCGGTGTGCCCAAGCAGGGTCCGTATAAGCCGGATCATTACCGCTACTAAACTCTTGTTCCGCGCGTTCGCCGCGGGATGATTTCTTCAAGGCCGCCTTTCCTGGAAGGGCGGCCTTGTTGTTTTTATGGAACGAATCAGGATTTGCCGTTGCTCCCAATGGAAAACATCAGTATACGATGGGGCATGAAACGCTATGCCCTGTCCGCCGTATTGTTGTTGGGAGTCTTTTCCATGGGCCTTTGGAGTGCCCCAACGGTTCACGCCCTGGAAATGACGGTTTCCTCTTCTTCCACGGCCCTGAATCTGCTTGAGGATTTCGGGCCGGAAAATCTTGTGGACAATGATCCGGCCACGGCCTGGGCCGAAGGCGTGACCGGGGACGGCCGGGGCGAATGGGTGCTGTTCGAGTTCGGGCGCGCTGTGCGTCTGGAGCGCCTGGGCATTCGCAATGGCTGGCAGGACGAAGGCGAATACGGAGACAATTCCCGGCCCGGGGAATTGGAGCTGGAATTTTCCGATGGCTCCACCATGCGGATGCCTCTGGCGGACGAGTCCGGCTGGCAGTACCTGGAAATGGATCGGCCTACACGCTGGGTCCGGCTTACCCTGGCGTCCGTGGTCGCCGGCAGAACCCGGCCCGATCGGACCTGCCTTTCGGATGTTTCTTTTGAATTGACCCTGCTGGATGACGAAGCCGTCCCCGATGGTTCGGCCGTGGCTCCGGCATCCGGGCCGGATACCGGGCAACAGGCTGACGAAGCGCCGACATCCGATGACGAAGCAGTGGCCGGAAGCGATGAAGCTGTTTCCAGTACCGGGAATCCTTCTGGAGCGTCCGTTCATGATGCGGCAAAGGCTGGTTCCGGGGCGGCGCAGGATGCGGCTGGTTCGGCTGAAGGTGCGCAGGCAGCATCGGAGGATGCGGCTGTCCTTGCCGAAGAGCCTTCCGGCAGCGAAGAGACCGTCCAGGCCCAACTGCCTCCTGATCAAGAAGCCTGGGAGGAATTGCCCGAGGTCGATGTGCAGGCCATGGCCGGAGAACGCGAGGCCAAGGGCGGCAAGGTGGCTGGCCCTGAAGACCAGCAAGCCGTGCGCGAGGCCATTCGCGCCTACTATACCAAGCTCGTGACCTTGGATGACGAGTATCTGGAGTTGTATTCCGAGAAGGTCCGCGAAGAAGAGGCCTTCATGTTCGAATATTTCAAGGAGTTGCAGCGTCAGCGCCGCGTCTATCATCTTTTCCGCAAGGCATTGGTGGATACCGAGGAGTTGCGGTTCGGCCCCGCGTTGCTGGACGGCACGCGCCTGCGGCTGGAGGTGCAGGGCCGTTGTACGCTGTACGTCGCCGACACCTACGAGGACATGTCCGTCCATACCCGGTTCACCTTTGTCAAGGAACAGGATCGCTGGCGGATTCTGGAAGCGGAGGAACTGGAAACCCCGGAGGAGGAAGCCGCGGGTTCCTAGGTTGGAAATGCCGCTTGTCCGGGTGCCATGATCGATGAAGGGAAAAGCCTCGAGACAAGCAAGGACGGCATTTTTCAGTATGCAAAACGCCCCGACCTGGTCGAAGTCGGGGCGTTTTGTGTGGCGTACTGCCGACGCAGGGTTCAGCCGTCGAATTCTATTTTGACCTTGCCGGCGGAATAGCCTTTCAACTCAGCCAGCATGCCCTTAAGCCCGGCGCCGAGCATCCGGGCCACGAACGGATTCAAGGGCAGGGGCGCGCCGTTGACGGTGATGTCCACTTCCCCGCCCGTGGCCACGCATTCTTCCACCGTGGCCCGGCCTGCCACGATGTCCCGGGCCAGCCCGCGACACCCTTTGCGGCCGCAGCCGCCACAGCTCAGGCCGGGCAGCAGGAAGCCTTTGTCCAGCACCAGATCGGCCAAGGCTTCTGCGTCCTGCAAATGGGGCGTGCCTGGCAGCTGGGCGTCTCCAAAGGTGGCCAGGGCCAGGGAGGGATCCAGCGCCTTGTCGTCCACAGGTTCGGGATTTACGCCTGCGCGGGAGAGGATCACCCGGGGCAGGTAGCCCAGGGTCTTGCCGCCTTCCACCACGAGCACATCCGTTTCCAGCAGGGGCAGCAGCCGGAGCAGGTCACGCTGTTCGGGCCAGGAAATAAAGCTTTCGGATTCGGAAAGGCCCAAAACGGTCTGGGCAACGTCCTTGTACCGCCGGGTATCCGTGTCCTCGGTTTCGCTGAAGCCGTGGCTGGAACATTTGGCCACGGCCACGCTGTGGCCGCGTTGCCGCAGGATGCGGACGAGTTCGAGACCCAGGCTGGTTTTGCCGGAATTCTTGTATCCTACCAGAGAGATGGCCTTCATACGCGAGTGCCTCCGGGAAGCGGTGAGACCCCGGTGCAAGCGGGACCGTTGCAGGGTGATTCGTCCGCGTGATCGTTCAGGATGGCCGTGCCGATACCTTCATCCGTGAACAATTCGAGCAAAACAGCGTTTTCGAGCCGACCATCCAGAATATGCGCCTTGTCCACACCGGCGGTGACGGCTTCCAGGCAGGCGTGGAGTTTGGGGATCATGCCGCCCGTGGCCACACCGGTTTCAATGGCTTCAAAGGCTTCCGGCACGGTCAGGGATTGGAGCAGCCGGCCTTCCTTGTCCAGCAGGCCTTCCACGTCCGTGAGCAGGTGCAGGCGCTTGGCGCCCACGGCCGCGGCAACGGCAGAGGCCACGGAATCCGCATTGATGTTGTAGGTTTCGCCGTTGGTGTCCACGCCCACGGGCGCGATGACCGGAATGATGTCCTGGCGCAGCAGGGAGTTGAGCAGGTCCACGTTCACGGCTGAGACCTGACCCACCTTGCCCAGGTCAATAAGCTCGGGAGTGGCGTGTTCCTTGGAGACCGCCAGCTCCTTTTTTTCGGCTCGGATCAGCCAGCCGTCCTTGCCGGACAGACCCAGCGCCTTGCCGCCGTTGAGGTTGATCAAGTTCACGATCTGCTTGTTCACCTTGCCCACAAGGACCATTTCCACCACGTCCATGGTGGCCTGGTCCGTGACGCGGTGTCCTTCCCGGAACGTGCTGGGGATGTGCAGCGCGCTGAGCATTTTACCGATCTGGGGACCGCCGCCGTGCACGATCACGGGGTTGATGCCGATGTATTTGAGCAGGATCACATTCAGGGCGAAGCTTTTTTTGAGCTGTTCATCCACCATGGCGTGGCCGCCGTATTTGATCACGATGGTTTTTTTGTAGAATTTCCGGATGTAAGGCAGAGCCTCCATGATCAGGCGGGCCTGCACGGAATCGCGTTTCTTGTCTCGGGGGGTGCGTCGTTTCATTGCTGCTCCTTGCTGAAGATGGCGGGATATTCCCTTTTCAATCCCCGGCTGTCAATGGCGGGGCAGCAAGGAAATCGGGTGCATGATACTGGATAGGGCGTTCCGTGGGGTGGCGGCACTGGCACGCACCGCTGATTTTTTGTCCGCTTCTCATTGACCGAAAGGGTGTGAATACGGAACTATGCAGGTCATGAAAAAGGAAAAATGGCGGTTTGGACGGCAGGAGGTAGCCGGAAGTCTGGGGGATCTGGGAACCTTGCTGCCCCTGGCTGTGGGCATGGTCGTGATTAACGGCCTGGATCCGGTGGGGTTGTTTTTCAGCGTGGGCCTGCTCTACGTCCTGGGCGGTATTTACTACGACGCGCCCATTGCTGTGCAGCCCATGAAGGTGGTGGGAGCCTATGCAGTGGCCACGGCCGCCACGGCCGGGCAGATCACGGCCACCGGGTGGATCATGGCGGTTTTGCTGTTGTTCTTAGGCGTCACGGGGTTGGTCAACGCGGTGGCGCGCATGGTGCCTCGTCCCGTGGTGCGCGGGGTGCAGCTTTCCACGGGGCTGTTGCTCATGTCCAAGGCTGTATCGTTTTTGGCCGGTTCCTCACCGTTCCAGGTCGGGGAAGGCCTGAACGAGCCTTGGCTTACCGTGCAGAGCATTCCGGTACCCGGCCTGGGCGACGTACCCATCGGACTGATTATCGGCCCGTTGCTGCTGCTGTTGACGCTGTTTTTTTTGGACAGCAAACGTTTTCCCGCGGGCATTCTGGTGGTGGCCGGTGGATTGGTCCTGGGTCTGGCCTTGGGAGGCTGGCACGGCCTTGGGAGCATTACGGCCGGACTCCATCTGCCGGAATTCCTGCCCTTTGGCCCGCCGAAGGTCACGGATCTGCTGTGGGCGTTGCCTGCCCTGGCCCTGCCGCAACTGCCCATGACCGTGGGCAATGCCGTCATTGCCAACCGCGATTTGTCCCATGAATTGTTTCCCCACACACGCACCCGGGTCACGGACCGGGCCTTGTGCATCAGCATGGGGCTGGCCAATGCCGTGGCCGCAGTGCTCGGGGGCATGCCCTTGTGTCACGGAGCGGGCGGATTGGCCGCGCATTACCGGTTTGGGGCGCGCACCAACGGCTCCAATCTGATGATCGGATCGCTTTTTGTGCTGCTTGCCGTGCTGTTTGGGGCGGGCATGCTCTCGCTGGTGCGGCTGTTGCCCTTTTTTGCGCTGGGCGTGCTGCTGTTTTTTGCCGGAGGACAACTGGCCCTCACTGTGGCGGATGTGGAGCGGAGCGAGGATTTGTTCACGGTCCTGACCGTGGCGGCCGTGGCGTTGGGGTCGAATCTGGCTTGGGGATTCGCCGTCGGCGTGCTTGTGGGCTGGCTGGTGCGGCGGTGGAACATCCGCATGTGAGCGCCGTGAATCAGTCGGCCGGATCCGCGCACGGCCAGACGGCAAACGGTTCCGGGCCGGGTTTGTAGCCCACGCCCACCGCGCCTTTGTGCAGATAAAGGCACATGGCCCAATCCGTTTCAAAGGCCGAGGTGGTGGAGGACCAATAGGCCTCCTGCCATTGCTCAAAGGGATGGTCCGGCGGCAGGGCCGGGTCATGATGTCCGGCATGGGTCAGGGACTCCAGTTCCCGGATGCTGGGCAGGCGCCAGCGGTCCACTCCCAGGTGGCGATCGTGGTTCAGTGTTTCGATTCGTTGCAAGGCCTCGCTCCAGAGGCAGGGGGATCCCAGGTTCGCACGCGGCGTCCAGAGCAGGCCGGTACCTAGATCCTGCACCGGGCCGTTTTCCGCTACTGCAAAGCGCGGCTCAGGCCACTGAACGCCGGTGAGCGGCGCTTCCGCAGCCCCCGTGACAGGGAGAACCCCGCTGTTGCCGCGAACCGGCCAGACCATGGCAAAACTGTCCCGGCGGTGGAAAAACATGCGTCCGCCCGAGAGCTGCACATACCAGAAATAGTCCGGATCGCGCGCCCAGGGGGTGGAGGTCCAGAAGGCCAGGGACGCAACGTTTTCAAAGGGGTGGTCCGGTGCAAGCGCGGGATTGGCGGTGTCGAAGTGGAGCAGGCTGAACAGTTCGTGCCGGTTGGGCAGTCTCCAGGCGCGTTCCGGGGCCGTGCCGGGCGGATTCAAACCGGCGCACACTTCACGGGCTTCATCCAGATTCAGCGGGAAGGTGAACGGCGCGGCGTTGCGCGTCCACTCCAGCCCTGTGAGCTGATCCAAGACACCGGGAAATTTTTGGTCGTTGTCCGGCGAGGAAAGGATAAACCGGGGGTCGGGTCGGCTTTGCCCGGTGACGAACTCCGCATCCTGGCCCGACCCGGCGCAGGGCAGGGGATCACCGTGAACATCGTAGCAATGTTGTTGGCCCGTGGCCAATGGTTTGATGCGGGAAGCTGTCACGCGTCCTCCTTGAGAAAGGGCAGCAGCAGGAACATGGCTAGCCCGCAAAGCGCACCGGTCCAGAAGACGGCCTTGATGCCGAATCCCGCATACACCGCGCCCATGAGTATGGGAGCCAGGGTCTGACTGAGCCGCAGAACCATGCCGTTGGCGGCCATGTAGGCGGCGCGTTGGTTGTCCGGGGCCAGTCCGCTGAGGGTGGCCATGAGTGTGGGCACGTTCAATCCCTGGGCCAGGCCGAAACCCAGCACCGGCAGAATCATCCACCATTCCCCGGGCATGAACGGTACGCCGAGCATGGACAGGATATAAAAGCCAAAAGCCGTACCCATGAGGGTGCGTGGCTGGAATCGCGCGGCCAGATGTCCCAGCTTCCAGGAGGCCGTGGCCGTAACCAGGGAGGCGAAGGATACGATAATGCCGATGCGCGGGGCCGGGGTCTGAAACCAATGGTCCAGCAACAGCGGCAGATAGGTGATGATGGGACCATAGAGCACGATGAAGGTGAGCAATGTCACGGCAAACAGGGCCAAGACCCTGGTGCGGCGCATGCCGTGGGCGGCCTGACGAAGGTACTCCCCGAATCCCTGGGAGGATTTGGGTTCCGGGGTGCGGAGTCGGAGAACCACCAGAACGCCCAGGGGCAGGGCCAGGGCCGGGAGCAAAAAAGGCCAGTTCCAGCCCAGCAGAGCGAGCATGCCGCCAACGGCGGGAAATGCGGCCGTTCCGGAGGCCAGCACACTGCCGTTGTACCCCATGGCCGCGAGGCGTTCGCGGTCGGCGTAGAGATCGCCGATAATGGTCAGGTTGATCATGCCGAGCGGTCCGGCCCCCAGTCCCTGCAGGAACCGCAGCAGCAGCAGGGTGGAGAGATCGCGGGCGAAAAAACAGGCCATGCCGAAAATTCCAAAGACAAATAGAGACGGCACGAGCACGGCCTTACGGCCCAGACGGTCGCCGAGAATCCCCGTTACCGGCGCCATGAGCACGCCCGGCAGGGTAAAGGCCGTGATTACCAGCCCCACATTGGCCGGACCGAGTCCATGGATGTGTCGGACCATGTCCGGCAGCACGGGAACAATGCTGGAAACGCTGACAATGGCCATGAGCGTGACGCCGAAAACGATTTGTAGATTGGTATCCAGATAGAGCTTGCGCACGTTGCCGCCTTACAATGCGATAGGGTTGGAACCGGGGTGGGGGGAATGAGTCACCACGTGAGACTAGCTGAATGCCAATGAATTGCAAACGGGAAACAGGGGCGTCTTGTCCGGCGGAGTCAAAAAAGGAAATGTTGTTTTGAAAGGCCGCTTGCGTGGCATGGCGTGGCGAAACAGCTGGCTTTTCGCGGAGGGAGCGTGCGCTTTGGATCAGACGTGTTGCCGCGTTCGGCATGATGCGACGTTGGAGCGGGTTACGGTTTCGACTGTTCCAGCAGTCCGCTATGAGCCTTTGCCGGTGAGCCGCAGAAGCGTTTGCAGCAGAAGGTGCATGTTCAGGGGCTTGGCCAGGTGTTCGTTCATGCCGGCACGGAGGAAGCGTTCCCGGTCGCCGCTGAGGGCGTGCGCGGTAAGCGCCACGATGGGTACGTCGGGATCCGGGGCGGTCCGGGACGAACGAATGGTCCGGGTGGCTTCCACACCATCCATTTCCGGCATTTGAATATCCATGAGTATGGCGTCGTATCGCTGGGCGCACGCAGCGGCCACGGCTTGTTTGCCGTTGATGGCGATGTCCACGATATGCCCGTGGCGCTCGAGAAAATGTTGCACTGTAAGCCGGTTGACCCGCTCATCCTCGGCCAGCAACAGGTGCAGCTGTCTGGACTCGTGCCTTTGGTGTGGCATACCGAGCACATCGCCGGAAAATTCCTGGGCTGGAGCAAAACGCAAACAGACGTGCGCCCTGGTGCCTTGTTCGAGTACGCTTTCCACGCAGGCGGATCCGCCCATGGCCAACACCAAGCGGCGGACCAGATGCAACCCCAGTCCGGTCCCTTCATGCCGTCGGGTGCTGGAGCCATCCACCTGGGTGAAGACATCCCAAATTTTGTCAAGGTGGTCTTCCGGGATGCCCAGCCCCGTATCCTCCACCACGAAAAGGATTTGTTGGCGGCCCAGGACGTCCGGTTTGCCCACGGGGTCCACATTGATGCGGACGTGTCCCGAGGTCGTGAATTTTACGGCATTGCCCACGAGATTGAAAAGAATCTGCCGCAACCGTCCCGGATCGCCCAACAGCGCCGGAGGGTGTTTGGCGTTGTTCGTCAACTCAAGGCTGATGCCCTTGGCCTGGGCCTGGGGGCGGAACATCTGCAC
The Paucidesulfovibrio gracilis DSM 16080 DNA segment above includes these coding regions:
- a CDS encoding putative sulfate/molybdate transporter, giving the protein MKKEKWRFGRQEVAGSLGDLGTLLPLAVGMVVINGLDPVGLFFSVGLLYVLGGIYYDAPIAVQPMKVVGAYAVATAATAGQITATGWIMAVLLLFLGVTGLVNAVARMVPRPVVRGVQLSTGLLLMSKAVSFLAGSSPFQVGEGLNEPWLTVQSIPVPGLGDVPIGLIIGPLLLLLTLFFLDSKRFPAGILVVAGGLVLGLALGGWHGLGSITAGLHLPEFLPFGPPKVTDLLWALPALALPQLPMTVGNAVIANRDLSHELFPHTRTRVTDRALCISMGLANAVAAVLGGMPLCHGAGGLAAHYRFGARTNGSNLMIGSLFVLLAVLFGAGMLSLVRLLPFFALGVLLFFAGGQLALTVADVERSEDLFTVLTVAAVALGSNLAWGFAVGVLVGWLVRRWNIRM
- a CDS encoding Lcl C-terminal domain-containing protein, whose protein sequence is MTASRIKPLATGQQHCYDVHGDPLPCAGSGQDAEFVTGQSRPDPRFILSSPDNDQKFPGVLDQLTGLEWTRNAAPFTFPLNLDEAREVCAGLNPPGTAPERAWRLPNRHELFSLLHFDTANPALAPDHPFENVASLAFWTSTPWARDPDYFWYVQLSGGRMFFHRRDSFAMVWPVRGNSGVLPVTGAAEAPLTGVQWPEPRFAVAENGPVQDLGTGLLWTPRANLGSPCLWSEALQRIETLNHDRHLGVDRWRLPSIRELESLTHAGHHDPALPPDHPFEQWQEAYWSSTTSAFETDWAMCLYLHKGAVGVGYKPGPEPFAVWPCADPAD
- a CDS encoding MFS transporter, whose amino-acid sequence is MRKLYLDTNLQIVFGVTLMAIVSVSSIVPVLPDMVRHIHGLGPANVGLVITAFTLPGVLMAPVTGILGDRLGRKAVLVPSLFVFGIFGMACFFARDLSTLLLLRFLQGLGAGPLGMINLTIIGDLYADRERLAAMGYNGSVLASGTAAFPAVGGMLALLGWNWPFLLPALALPLGVLVVLRLRTPEPKSSQGFGEYLRQAAHGMRRTRVLALFAVTLLTFIVLYGPIITYLPLLLDHWFQTPAPRIGIIVSFASLVTATASWKLGHLAARFQPRTLMGTAFGFYILSMLGVPFMPGEWWMILPVLGFGLAQGLNVPTLMATLSGLAPDNQRAAYMAANGMVLRLSQTLAPILMGAVYAGFGIKAVFWTGALCGLAMFLLLPFLKEDA